CGTTTTCCGATATTGCCGGGCTTGACGGCGTCAAAGCCAGATTATGTGAGACCATCACGTGCCCGTCTCGACGCGCGGAGGCCCAGGGTCGCATCACGTTTCCGCATCACGGCAGTTTCCTCCTGTACGGACCCAAGGGTAATGGGAAAACCTCAATTGCAGTGGCATTCGCGGGCGAATTGAATGCGCCGCTGTTCACGCTTCATAGTCCTCCTGCCAGACGAAGCGACCGTGCATTTATGCAGACAAGCATGCAAGAACTTCTTTCCAGGACGGAGGAATATGAAAGATCTGTTGTGCTCTTTGACAATGCAGACGG
The DNA window shown above is from Candidatus Hydrogenedentota bacterium and carries:
- a CDS encoding ATP-binding protein; protein product: MEIEAFMCWSCINGATSRVTFSDIAGLDGVKARLCETITCPSRRAEAQGRITFPHHGSFLLYGPKGNGKTSIAVAFAGELNAPLFTLHSPPARRSDRAFMQTSMQELLSRTEEYERSVVLFDNADG